One genomic segment of Amycolatopsis granulosa includes these proteins:
- a CDS encoding helix-turn-helix domain-containing protein: MADRSAPLDVIAASLRRERARTGLSLSEVAKRAGIAKSTLSQLEAGSGNPSVETLWALSLVLDVPFARLVQPVRPQVRVLRADEGPAFRSERSDYVATLVSSCPPHARRDLFRVCAEPGPPRRADPHALGVVEHVVLCAGRALVGVTDDPVELGPGDYIVYPGDVAHIFQALEPGTRAVLVSEHN, from the coding sequence ATGGCTGATCGAAGTGCACCACTCGACGTCATCGCCGCTTCGCTGCGGCGCGAGCGCGCTCGCACCGGCCTGTCGCTGAGCGAGGTCGCCAAGCGGGCGGGTATCGCCAAGTCGACCTTGTCCCAGCTGGAGGCGGGCAGCGGCAACCCGAGCGTGGAGACGCTGTGGGCGCTCAGCCTCGTGCTCGACGTTCCGTTCGCGCGCCTGGTGCAGCCGGTGCGGCCCCAGGTGCGGGTCCTCCGGGCCGACGAGGGGCCCGCGTTCCGCTCGGAACGCTCGGACTACGTGGCGACGCTGGTGTCGTCCTGCCCGCCGCACGCCCGCCGGGACCTCTTCCGGGTCTGCGCCGAACCGGGCCCGCCGCGCCGCGCCGACCCGCACGCGCTCGGCGTGGTCGAGCACGTGGTGCTCTGCGCGGGCCGCGCGCTGGTCGGTGTGACCGACGACCCGGTCGAACTCGGCCCCGGCGACTACATCGTCTACCCCGGTGACGTCGCGCACATCTTCCAGGCCCTGGAGCCGGGCACCAGGGCGGTGCTCGTCTCCGAGCACAACTAG
- a CDS encoding LLM class F420-dependent oxidoreductase, producing the protein MSDTTKPIRIGLQLQPQHADYPTIRDTASAAEDLGADVLFNWDHFFPLTGDPDGLHFECWTMLAAWAEQTSRVEIGALVTCNSYRNPELLADMARTVDHISDGRLILGIGSGWFEKDYDEYGYEFGTAGGRLDNLAESLPRIESRLGKLNPAPTRDIPVLIGGGGEKKTLRLVAKHADIWHSFGDLETIERKTGILRQHCADVGRDAAEIEISTAVHSEPDELGPKLRELGVSLFTVAASGPDYDLDLLKKWIAWRDEQNG; encoded by the coding sequence ATGAGCGACACCACCAAGCCGATCCGGATCGGGCTGCAGCTCCAGCCGCAGCACGCCGACTACCCGACCATCCGCGACACCGCCTCCGCCGCCGAGGACCTCGGCGCGGACGTGCTGTTCAACTGGGATCACTTCTTCCCCTTGACCGGCGACCCCGACGGCCTGCACTTCGAGTGCTGGACCATGCTCGCCGCCTGGGCGGAGCAGACCTCCCGGGTGGAGATCGGCGCGCTGGTCACCTGCAACAGCTACCGCAACCCCGAGCTGCTCGCCGACATGGCCCGCACGGTCGACCACATCAGCGACGGCCGGCTGATCCTCGGCATCGGCTCCGGCTGGTTCGAGAAGGACTACGACGAGTACGGCTACGAGTTCGGCACCGCCGGCGGACGGCTGGACAACCTCGCGGAGTCGCTGCCGCGCATCGAGTCCCGCCTGGGCAAGCTGAACCCGGCGCCCACCCGGGACATCCCGGTGCTCATCGGCGGCGGCGGGGAGAAGAAGACCCTCCGGCTGGTCGCGAAGCACGCCGATATCTGGCACAGCTTCGGCGACCTGGAGACCATCGAGCGCAAGACCGGCATCCTCCGCCAGCACTGCGCGGACGTGGGCCGCGACGCGGCGGAGATCGAGATCTCCACCGCGGTGCACAGCGAGCCGGACGAGCTGGGCCCGAAGCTGCGGGAGCTGGGCGTCAGCCTGTTCACCGTCGCGGCGAGCGGCCCGGACTACGACCTGGACCTGCTGAAGAAGTGGATCGCCTGGCGCGACGAGCAGAACGGCTGA
- a CDS encoding VOC family protein codes for MEQSVQIITVATRDTDVAREFYVTGLGWKPLLDVPGEILFFQVAPGVALGLFDAVKFAEDLGGAAVTGPAGLTLSYNRDSPAEVDQCLADAAAAGAEIVKPGQRAAFGGYHGHFRDPNGLIWEIAHNSGWSVEPDGQVRIGLIEEG; via the coding sequence ATGGAACAGAGCGTGCAGATCATCACCGTGGCCACCCGGGACACCGACGTGGCCCGCGAGTTCTACGTGACCGGGCTGGGCTGGAAACCGCTGCTGGATGTCCCCGGCGAGATCCTGTTCTTCCAGGTGGCACCCGGCGTCGCGCTCGGCCTGTTCGACGCGGTGAAGTTCGCCGAGGATCTCGGCGGCGCGGCCGTGACCGGTCCGGCCGGGCTGACGTTGTCCTACAACCGGGACAGCCCCGCGGAGGTCGACCAGTGCCTCGCCGACGCCGCCGCGGCCGGCGCGGAGATCGTGAAACCCGGGCAGCGGGCCGCGTTCGGCGGCTACCACGGCCACTTCCGCGACCCGAACGGGCTGATCTGGGAGATCGCGCACAACTCCGGCTGGTCGGTGGAGCCGGACGGCCAGGTGCGGATCGGGCTGATCGAGGAAGGCTAA
- the pknB gene encoding Stk1 family PASTA domain-containing Ser/Thr kinase, translated as MTSTDTSLAGTLLERRYRVDGLLARGGMSAVYRGSDTRLDRPVAIKIMDPRFADDRSFVERFEREARLAAKLHHPNVVTVHDQGVDIAGDRSHVFLVMELVDGGTLRDLLDQRGTLDVPLALSVAEQMLSALAAAHQAGLVHRDVKPENVLIGQTGHPPSGVVKVADFGLVRAVASAGTTSSSIILGTVAYLAPEQVTTGAAGERGDVYSAGIVLYEMLTGQAPYTGDTAISVAYRHVNDDVPAPSTVQPGIPAALDDLVLRATRRDPGARPADAAAFLQELRHVRAALGLAPAPIPVLPPKPVPAPAPNPGPNPDPDRTVPAFSPVTTANPVAGPRGTRAMVRPQSTPGPPSAPPPPLSPVSPPPPLPEEERPAVVRRRPVVLWAVLAALVLALAGGGIWWFTVGQDAAATVAVPSVAGLDQAAAEKTMQDAGLSVTVVRQRHDTVPAGKAIGSDPAAGASAKKGTTVVVQLSSGRPTVPDVRPGIDLAQAEAAIRDAGLTPQREPGSDAYSSSVPAGKVLAINPGPGTPLPIGTTVKIGVSKGAPPTPVPAVAGMSRDDAFQRLRNAGFEPYDAGGEFSENVPGGSVTRTTPAAGTAVDAQGSKRVGVYVSTAVEVPSVVGRPVPDAIRLLGDAGLQADVEGRTRNFSIVVGQDPEPGDRVERGKKVKLEVFP; from the coding sequence GTGACGAGCACGGACACCAGCCTGGCCGGAACGCTCCTGGAGCGGCGCTACCGGGTCGACGGCCTCCTCGCCCGCGGCGGCATGTCGGCGGTTTACCGTGGGTCGGACACGAGGCTGGACCGCCCGGTCGCCATCAAGATCATGGATCCGCGCTTCGCCGACGACCGGTCGTTCGTCGAGCGGTTCGAGCGCGAGGCGCGGCTCGCCGCGAAGCTGCACCACCCGAACGTGGTCACCGTGCACGACCAGGGCGTGGACATCGCGGGCGACCGGTCGCACGTGTTCCTCGTGATGGAGCTGGTCGACGGCGGCACGCTGCGCGACCTGCTGGACCAGCGGGGCACGCTGGACGTGCCGCTGGCGCTGAGCGTCGCCGAGCAGATGCTGTCCGCGCTGGCCGCGGCGCACCAGGCCGGGCTCGTGCACCGGGACGTGAAGCCGGAGAACGTGCTCATCGGGCAGACCGGGCATCCCCCGAGCGGGGTGGTCAAGGTCGCCGATTTCGGGCTCGTGCGCGCCGTGGCGAGCGCGGGTACCACCAGCTCCAGCATCATCCTCGGCACCGTCGCCTACCTGGCGCCCGAGCAGGTCACCACCGGCGCGGCCGGTGAGCGCGGCGACGTCTACTCGGCCGGCATCGTGCTCTACGAGATGCTGACCGGGCAGGCCCCCTACACCGGTGATACGGCCATCTCGGTCGCCTACCGGCACGTGAACGACGACGTGCCGGCGCCCAGCACGGTGCAGCCCGGCATCCCCGCCGCGCTCGACGACCTGGTGCTGCGCGCGACGCGCCGCGATCCCGGGGCCCGTCCCGCGGACGCCGCCGCGTTCCTGCAGGAGCTGCGGCACGTGCGGGCCGCCCTGGGCCTCGCCCCGGCGCCGATCCCGGTGCTGCCGCCCAAACCGGTGCCCGCCCCGGCCCCGAATCCCGGCCCGAACCCCGACCCGGACCGGACCGTTCCGGCGTTCTCCCCGGTGACCACCGCGAACCCGGTCGCCGGCCCGCGCGGCACCCGCGCCATGGTCCGGCCGCAGAGCACACCCGGGCCCCCGTCTGCACCACCGCCACCACTGTCACCAGTGTCACCACCGCCACCGCTGCCGGAGGAGGAGCGGCCCGCGGTGGTCCGGCGCCGTCCGGTCGTGCTGTGGGCCGTGCTCGCCGCACTGGTGTTGGCGCTGGCAGGCGGCGGGATCTGGTGGTTCACCGTCGGTCAGGACGCGGCCGCGACGGTCGCGGTCCCGTCGGTGGCCGGGCTGGACCAGGCCGCGGCGGAGAAGACCATGCAGGACGCCGGGCTGTCGGTCACCGTGGTGCGGCAGCGGCACGACACCGTCCCGGCCGGCAAGGCGATCGGCAGCGATCCGGCGGCCGGCGCGTCGGCGAAGAAGGGCACGACGGTCGTCGTGCAGCTGTCCTCGGGCCGCCCGACCGTGCCCGACGTCCGCCCCGGAATCGATCTGGCGCAGGCGGAGGCGGCCATCCGGGACGCGGGACTGACGCCACAGCGTGAGCCGGGCTCCGACGCCTACAGCTCGTCGGTGCCGGCCGGGAAGGTGCTCGCGATCAACCCGGGCCCCGGCACGCCACTGCCGATCGGCACGACGGTGAAGATCGGCGTGTCCAAGGGCGCGCCGCCCACCCCGGTACCCGCGGTCGCCGGAATGAGCCGCGACGACGCGTTCCAGCGGCTGCGCAACGCCGGGTTCGAGCCCTACGACGCCGGCGGTGAGTTCTCCGAGAACGTGCCGGGCGGCAGCGTCACCCGCACCACTCCGGCGGCCGGCACCGCCGTCGACGCCCAGGGCAGCAAGCGGGTCGGGGTCTACGTCTCGACCGCGGTGGAGGTCCCGTCCGTGGTCGGACGCCCGGTGCCGGACGCGATCCGGCTGCTCGGCGACGCCGGGTTGCAGGCCGACGTCGAAGGCCGCACCCGCAATTTCTCGATCGTCGTCGGGCAGGATCCCGAACCCGGCGACCGGGTCGAACGCGGCAAGAAGGTGAAACTGGAAGTATTTCCGTGA
- a CDS encoding AzlD domain-containing protein, translated as MTILIGIAVLAVGTFAFRIAGPALQARIQIPPKVQNLMAIAAAVLLVAVVATQALTQGHSFAGFARPAGVAVGGVLAWRKAPFLVVVVVAAAVTALLRLAGVP; from the coding sequence ATGACCATCCTGATCGGGATCGCGGTGCTCGCGGTCGGCACCTTCGCGTTCCGGATCGCCGGGCCGGCATTGCAGGCCCGGATCCAGATCCCGCCCAAGGTGCAGAACCTGATGGCGATCGCGGCGGCCGTCCTGCTGGTCGCCGTCGTGGCGACGCAGGCACTGACCCAGGGCCACTCGTTCGCCGGGTTCGCCCGTCCGGCCGGTGTCGCGGTCGGCGGCGTCCTGGCCTGGCGGAAGGCGCCGTTCCTGGTGGTGGTCGTCGTCGCCGCCGCGGTCACCGCGCTGCTGCGCCTGGCCGGCGTGCCCTGA
- a CDS encoding bile acid:sodium symporter family protein, protein MGSVMSPAALLAKLRIDPFILGILATVGIACLVPARGQGAEVASWVTSIGVGLLFFLYGARLSTAEAVAGFRHWRLHLVILATTFGLFPLLGLATKLLVPGVLTPALAAGIVFLCTLPSTVNSSIAFTSIAKGNVAAAICAASFSSLLGIVLTPLLAALLLESSGHGFSLDAVTSIVLQLLVPFVAGQIARRWIGGFITRHKKVLGRADRTVILLVVYAAFSEGVVAGIWHQLTPLALGGLLVVNLALFYTVFWILKLLTPRLGFDRADRIAIIFAGSKKSLASGLPMAAVLFPAQTVGLIVLPLMLFHQAQLMICAVLARRWGAQAEAGQPAAARAG, encoded by the coding sequence ATGGGAAGCGTGATGAGTCCCGCCGCGCTCCTGGCCAAGCTCCGGATCGACCCGTTCATCCTGGGCATCCTCGCCACGGTCGGGATCGCCTGCCTGGTTCCGGCGCGCGGGCAGGGCGCGGAGGTCGCGTCCTGGGTCACCTCGATCGGCGTCGGCCTGTTGTTCTTCCTCTACGGCGCGAGGCTGTCCACCGCCGAGGCTGTCGCCGGATTCCGGCACTGGCGGCTGCACCTGGTGATCCTGGCTACCACGTTCGGGCTGTTCCCGCTGCTCGGCCTGGCCACCAAACTCCTCGTGCCGGGTGTGCTGACCCCCGCGCTCGCCGCCGGGATCGTCTTCCTGTGCACGCTGCCCTCGACGGTGAACTCCTCGATCGCGTTCACCTCGATCGCCAAGGGCAACGTCGCCGCCGCGATCTGCGCCGCGTCGTTCTCCAGCCTGCTGGGCATCGTCCTCACCCCGCTGCTGGCCGCGCTGCTGCTGGAGAGCTCCGGCCACGGTTTCTCGCTCGACGCCGTCACCTCGATCGTGCTGCAGCTGCTCGTGCCGTTCGTCGCCGGGCAGATCGCGCGGCGCTGGATCGGCGGGTTCATCACCCGGCACAAGAAGGTCCTCGGCCGCGCCGACCGCACGGTGATCCTGCTCGTGGTCTACGCCGCCTTCAGCGAGGGCGTCGTCGCCGGCATCTGGCACCAGCTGACCCCGCTCGCGCTCGGTGGCCTCCTCGTCGTCAACCTCGCGCTGTTCTACACCGTGTTCTGGATCCTCAAGCTGCTCACGCCGAGGCTCGGCTTCGACCGCGCGGACCGCATCGCGATCATCTTCGCCGGGTCGAAGAAGAGCCTGGCCAGCGGCCTGCCGATGGCCGCGGTGCTGTTCCCGGCGCAGACGGTCGGCCTGATCGTGCTGCCGCTGATGCTGTTCCACCAGGCCCAGCTCATGATCTGCGCGGTGCTCGCGCGGCGGTGGGGCGCGCAGGCCGAGGCGGGGCAACCGGCCGCCGCCCGGGCCGGTTAG
- a CDS encoding Rv2175c family DNA-binding protein: MSAIPVADDVLDADVAVLPLAEVAQEIGLSVNKVRQLLRDGQLLAVRRGGDLVVPADFLVGGQTVKGLTGLLTVLADAGFSRTEMLRWLYTSDETLPGSTPINALRTNHGTEVKRRAQAMAF, from the coding sequence GTGAGTGCGATCCCAGTCGCTGATGACGTTCTCGACGCCGACGTGGCCGTGCTGCCGCTGGCGGAAGTGGCCCAGGAAATCGGGCTGTCGGTCAACAAGGTCCGGCAGCTGCTGCGGGACGGTCAGCTGCTCGCGGTGCGCCGCGGCGGCGACCTGGTCGTCCCGGCCGACTTCCTCGTCGGCGGTCAGACCGTGAAGGGCCTGACCGGCCTGCTGACGGTGCTGGCCGACGCCGGGTTCAGCCGGACCGAGATGCTGCGGTGGCTCTACACCTCGGACGAGACCCTGCCCGGCAGCACCCCGATCAACGCCCTGCGCACCAACCACGGCACGGAGGTGAAGCGCCGGGCCCAGGCAATGGCGTTCTAG
- a CDS encoding LysR substrate-binding domain-containing protein: MLDPVWLRTFLTVAETRSFTRAAQRLGLRQSTVSQHVRKLEDATAQQLLLRDTHSVELTPDGEAMIGFAGTILADIERALAYFTGPELRGRVRFGASEDFVVGPLPEILREFRRLHPLVDLELTVDLSGVLYEKLRAGELDLVLGKKRAGDETGSPLWTDPLVWVGREGFTPEPGRPVPLIAYPPPSITRARALEALRGNGKPWRIVCTSGSLNGLRAAALAGLGVAVFARSLVPAGLAELPPGHGLPDPGEVQFQLSTRTATGPTAALSEAIRAEAGRLHG; the protein is encoded by the coding sequence GTGCTGGATCCCGTGTGGCTGCGGACGTTCCTCACCGTGGCCGAGACCCGCAGCTTCACGCGCGCCGCCCAGCGACTGGGGCTGCGGCAGTCGACGGTGAGCCAGCACGTGCGCAAGCTCGAGGACGCGACCGCGCAGCAGCTCCTGCTGCGCGACACCCACTCGGTCGAGCTCACCCCGGACGGCGAGGCGATGATCGGGTTCGCCGGGACGATCCTGGCGGACATCGAGCGGGCGCTGGCCTACTTCACCGGGCCGGAACTACGCGGCCGGGTGCGGTTCGGCGCGTCGGAGGACTTCGTGGTCGGGCCGCTGCCCGAGATCCTGCGCGAGTTCCGGCGGCTGCACCCGCTGGTGGACCTCGAGCTGACCGTGGACCTGTCCGGTGTGCTGTACGAGAAACTGCGCGCGGGCGAGCTGGACCTGGTGCTGGGCAAGAAACGCGCGGGCGACGAGACGGGCAGTCCGTTGTGGACCGACCCGCTGGTGTGGGTCGGCCGCGAGGGCTTCACCCCGGAGCCGGGCCGGCCGGTGCCGCTGATCGCCTACCCACCGCCCAGCATCACCCGCGCGAGGGCACTGGAGGCGTTGCGCGGCAACGGGAAGCCGTGGCGGATCGTGTGCACGAGCGGCAGCCTGAACGGTCTGCGCGCGGCGGCGCTGGCCGGGCTGGGGGTCGCGGTGTTCGCCCGCAGCCTGGTGCCGGCCGGGCTGGCGGAGCTGCCGCCCGGCCACGGACTGCCCGATCCGGGCGAGGTGCAGTTCCAGCTGAGCACGCGCACGGCGACCGGTCCGACGGCCGCGCTGTCCGAGGCGATCCGCGCCGAGGCCGGCCGCCTGCACGGCTAG
- a CDS encoding AzlC family ABC transporter permease produces MRAIYRTLDRRLMRDVALVALADGVVGVSYGAISTGSGFGAWLPVVMSLLVFAGAAQFLFVGLVAAGGSPFAAAVAGLLVNSRLLPFGMAVSDVLRGRGRVLGSHLLTDEDVAFALAQEDPGRRRTAYWACGVCIFVCWNLGVVVGAFAGTVIGDTDAFGLDAAFPAVLLALVLPSLRDSRTRRAALAGAVVALAVTPFLPAGLPVLLALTGVLVLVVRR; encoded by the coding sequence ATGCGTGCGATTTACCGAACACTCGACCGTCGCCTGATGCGCGACGTGGCGCTGGTGGCGCTGGCGGACGGCGTCGTCGGCGTGTCCTACGGCGCCATCAGCACCGGATCCGGGTTCGGCGCGTGGCTCCCGGTGGTGATGTCGTTGCTGGTGTTCGCCGGGGCCGCCCAGTTCCTGTTCGTCGGGCTGGTGGCCGCCGGGGGCAGCCCGTTCGCGGCGGCGGTCGCCGGTCTGCTGGTCAACAGCAGGCTCCTGCCGTTCGGCATGGCGGTCAGCGATGTGCTCCGCGGCCGGGGACGCGTGCTCGGCAGCCACCTCCTGACCGACGAGGACGTCGCCTTCGCCCTCGCCCAGGAGGATCCGGGGCGCCGCCGCACGGCGTACTGGGCGTGCGGTGTCTGCATCTTCGTGTGCTGGAACCTCGGCGTGGTGGTCGGCGCCTTCGCGGGCACCGTCATCGGTGACACCGACGCGTTCGGCCTGGACGCCGCGTTCCCCGCCGTGCTGCTCGCACTGGTGCTGCCGTCGCTGCGAGACAGCCGGACCCGGCGGGCCGCGCTGGCCGGAGCGGTGGTCGCGCTCGCCGTGACGCCGTTCCTGCCCGCGGGTCTGCCGGTGCTGCTCGCGCTCACCGGGGTGCTCGTGCTGGTGGTGCGCCGATGA
- a CDS encoding helix-turn-helix domain-containing protein produces MPGEPGAGLNETDAYREWPASGVVRCWWAQRTAGEHLQRVVPDGAADLIVASTGAAYLVGPTLSPAVHRLPAGAELRGLRVRPEAIAAVLGLPGHEVRDAVVPLTAVLPDAVARVVADSVWRGQFPAALTPRPGDARVRHAVRRIWRGDPLDSVAAGAGVTGRQLRRLFTEQAGLGPKALQRVARFQRFLRHADSGGALAVAAAAAGYADQAHLTRETRELAGVTPAVLTRERHGRATPDGPGAASVFRVF; encoded by the coding sequence ATGCCAGGGGAGCCCGGCGCGGGCTTGAACGAAACGGACGCCTACCGGGAATGGCCGGCCTCCGGGGTGGTGCGCTGCTGGTGGGCGCAGCGGACCGCCGGTGAGCACCTGCAGCGGGTCGTGCCGGACGGTGCGGCGGACCTGATCGTGGCGTCCACCGGGGCGGCGTACCTGGTGGGGCCGACGCTGTCGCCCGCCGTGCACCGGCTGCCGGCCGGCGCGGAGCTGCGCGGGCTGCGGGTGCGGCCGGAGGCGATCGCGGCGGTGCTGGGCCTGCCCGGGCACGAGGTGCGGGATGCCGTGGTGCCGTTGACCGCGGTGCTGCCCGACGCCGTGGCCCGCGTGGTCGCGGATTCGGTGTGGCGCGGCCAGTTCCCCGCCGCGCTGACGCCCCGGCCCGGCGATGCACGCGTGCGGCACGCGGTGCGCCGGATCTGGCGCGGTGACCCGCTCGACTCGGTCGCCGCCGGCGCGGGTGTGACGGGACGCCAGCTGCGCCGCCTGTTCACCGAGCAGGCCGGGCTCGGCCCGAAGGCGCTGCAGCGCGTCGCGCGGTTCCAGCGGTTCCTGCGCCACGCGGACTCAGGCGGTGCACTGGCCGTTGCCGCCGCGGCCGCCGGGTACGCCGACCAGGCCCACCTGACGCGCGAGACGCGCGAGCTGGCCGGGGTGACGCCCGCGGTGCTGACGCGGGAACGGCACGGGCGGGCCACGCCGGACGGCCCGGGTGCAGCGTCGGTGTTCCGGGTGTTCTAG
- a CDS encoding PIG-L family deacetylase, with translation MATLVTFHAHPDDECIACGGIMRKAADDGHRVVLVVATRGEHGEVPPGFLADGEPLWQRRVEETRAAAGILGVQRLEFLGYGDSGMMGTPENDLPGSFWRAPVEEAAAKLAAILREEDADVLTVYDDYGTYGHPDHIQVHRAGMRAAELAGTPRVYQSTGNRDYMRAGLELFAAQAAGTGVRIPGIDGLAELGKPAAEITAAVDVRPWLHAKRAAMRAHASQISEQSLFLAMPADAFAYTFGTEWFIRAGQGPGITETDLMAGL, from the coding sequence GTGGCCACCCTGGTGACGTTTCACGCCCATCCGGACGACGAGTGCATCGCGTGCGGCGGGATCATGCGCAAGGCCGCCGACGACGGCCACCGCGTGGTGCTCGTCGTCGCGACCCGCGGCGAACACGGCGAGGTCCCGCCCGGGTTCCTCGCCGACGGTGAACCGCTGTGGCAGCGCCGGGTCGAGGAGACCCGCGCCGCGGCCGGGATCCTCGGCGTGCAACGGCTGGAATTCCTCGGGTACGGCGATTCCGGGATGATGGGTACGCCGGAGAACGACCTGCCCGGCTCCTTCTGGCGGGCGCCGGTCGAGGAGGCGGCGGCGAAGCTCGCGGCGATCCTGCGCGAGGAGGACGCCGACGTGCTGACCGTCTACGACGACTACGGCACGTACGGGCATCCCGACCACATCCAGGTGCACCGCGCCGGGATGCGCGCGGCCGAGCTCGCCGGGACGCCGCGGGTGTACCAGAGCACGGGCAACCGCGACTACATGCGTGCCGGGCTCGAGCTGTTCGCGGCGCAGGCCGCCGGGACCGGGGTGCGGATCCCCGGTATCGACGGCCTCGCCGAACTGGGCAAGCCGGCCGCGGAGATCACCGCCGCCGTCGACGTGCGGCCGTGGCTTCACGCCAAGCGCGCGGCGATGCGCGCGCACGCCAGCCAGATCAGCGAGCAGTCGCTGTTCCTGGCGATGCCGGCGGACGCCTTCGCCTACACCTTCGGCACCGAGTGGTTCATCCGCGCGGGACAGGGACCGGGCATCACCGAGACCGACCTGATGGCCGGGCTTTAG
- a CDS encoding methylenetetrahydrofolate reductase → MTSVIERLRGDSPAFSIEFFPPRDPADEAVLWRSVRELEPLDPAYLSITYGAGGSSRDGTIRSIARVATETTLVPMAHLTAVDHTVAELRNVIGWYAAVGVRNILALRGDPPGDPYGDWVPHPQGLCYAEELVSLVRSLGDFCVGVSAFPYGHPRSPDLDTDTKYLVRKFRAGADFGIAQLFFEAEDFLRLRDRVAAAGCDALLIPGVMPLTTPRTLHTTIRLSGAPAPRRLLDRLEPLAGDPKAFRAEGLDVVTELCERLIAEGVPDLHFYTFNRAKATREVVRRLGLVPARA, encoded by the coding sequence ATGACGTCGGTGATCGAGCGCCTCCGCGGGGACTCCCCGGCGTTCTCCATTGAGTTCTTCCCGCCGCGCGACCCGGCCGACGAGGCCGTGCTGTGGCGGTCGGTGCGTGAGCTGGAGCCGCTGGATCCCGCCTACCTGTCGATCACCTACGGCGCGGGCGGGTCCAGCCGGGACGGCACCATCCGCAGCATCGCGCGGGTGGCGACCGAGACCACGCTGGTGCCGATGGCGCACCTGACCGCGGTGGACCACACCGTCGCGGAGCTGCGCAACGTCATCGGCTGGTACGCGGCGGTCGGGGTGCGCAACATCCTCGCGCTGCGCGGCGACCCGCCGGGCGACCCGTACGGCGACTGGGTGCCGCACCCGCAGGGCCTCTGCTACGCCGAGGAACTGGTGTCGCTGGTGCGGTCGCTGGGCGACTTCTGCGTCGGCGTGTCCGCGTTCCCGTACGGGCACCCGCGCTCGCCGGACCTGGACACCGACACGAAGTACCTGGTGCGCAAGTTCCGGGCCGGCGCCGACTTCGGCATCGCCCAGCTGTTCTTCGAGGCTGAGGACTTCCTGCGGCTGCGGGACCGGGTCGCCGCCGCGGGTTGCGACGCCTTGCTCATCCCCGGCGTGATGCCGCTGACCACGCCGCGCACCCTGCACACCACCATCCGCCTGTCCGGTGCGCCCGCGCCGCGGCGGCTGCTCGACCGGCTCGAGCCGCTGGCCGGCGACCCGAAGGCGTTCCGCGCCGAGGGGCTTGATGTGGTCACCGAGCTGTGCGAGCGGCTCATCGCCGAGGGCGTGCCGGATCTGCACTTCTACACGTTCAACCGCGCCAAGGCCACGCGCGAGGTGGTCCGCAGGCTCGGCCTGGTGCCCGCGCGCGCGTAA
- a CDS encoding polyprenyl synthetase family protein, with the protein MDFDANLPQHLERHLSAFLTEAGADIRAGEPAFGSGVDALTRFVLGGGKRLRPTFAWWAWRGAGGDPDGPDTEGVLRAVASLELVQACALIHDDLIDSSDSRRGRPTVHVSHAREHRAHGWLGAPEAFGMAAAVLLGDLALAWADDMYTGAPLPPATLAAAHPAWRAMRTEVLAGQYLDVRTQAVGDTTPEAALRVCRLKTAAYTVQRPLHLGAALAGADEARIAALHGFGGDLGVAFQLRDDLLGVFGDPSVTGKPAGDDLREGKRTLLVALGLQMAGDPEQRKLIADAIGADLAEDEVDTVRRTLTEVGAVEAVEARITALTSTALTALERARLAEPAAARLAALAETATQRVS; encoded by the coding sequence ATGGACTTCGACGCCAACCTGCCCCAGCACCTGGAACGCCACCTGTCCGCGTTCCTGACCGAGGCGGGCGCGGACATCCGGGCCGGGGAGCCCGCGTTCGGCTCCGGCGTCGACGCCCTCACCCGCTTCGTGCTCGGCGGCGGCAAGCGGCTGCGTCCCACGTTCGCGTGGTGGGCCTGGCGCGGCGCGGGCGGCGACCCGGACGGCCCGGACACCGAGGGCGTGCTGCGGGCCGTGGCCAGCCTGGAGCTGGTGCAGGCGTGCGCGCTGATCCACGACGACCTGATCGACTCCTCCGACTCCCGCCGCGGCCGGCCGACCGTGCACGTCTCGCACGCCCGCGAGCACCGGGCCCACGGCTGGCTCGGCGCGCCGGAAGCGTTCGGCATGGCCGCCGCCGTCCTCCTCGGTGACCTGGCGCTGGCCTGGGCCGACGACATGTACACCGGCGCCCCGCTGCCGCCCGCGACGCTGGCGGCCGCCCACCCGGCGTGGCGCGCGATGCGCACCGAGGTACTGGCCGGCCAGTACCTGGACGTGCGCACGCAAGCCGTCGGCGACACCACGCCGGAGGCGGCGCTGCGCGTGTGCCGCCTCAAGACGGCCGCCTACACGGTGCAGCGCCCGTTGCACCTGGGCGCCGCGCTCGCCGGCGCGGACGAGGCGCGGATCGCGGCTCTGCACGGGTTCGGCGGCGACCTGGGTGTCGCCTTCCAGCTGCGCGACGACCTGCTGGGGGTTTTCGGCGATCCCTCGGTCACCGGGAAACCCGCGGGTGACGACCTGCGCGAGGGCAAGCGCACCCTGCTCGTCGCGCTGGGCCTGCAGATGGCGGGGGACCCGGAGCAGCGCAAGCTCATCGCCGACGCGATCGGCGCCGATCTCGCCGAGGACGAGGTGGACACCGTGCGCCGCACCCTGACCGAGGTCGGCGCGGTCGAGGCGGTGGAGGCGCGGATCACGGCGCTCACCTCCACGGCGCTGACCGCCCTGGAACGCGCCCGCCTGGCCGAACCCGCCGCCGCGCGGCTGGCGGCGCTGGCCGAGACCGCCACGCAGCGAGTGTCCTGA